The Fulvivirga ligni genome window below encodes:
- a CDS encoding site-specific integrase yields MMQTKTNTFGVIFYLRRYKAKKGKSPIYARITVDGKRAELSIKQSIEESHWNNGKGLAKGNSDEIKSLNVYLEQVRAKLVQHYQNMILQDKLVNAEAIKNKFLGYDQREYTLCKLVEYHNTEMKHSLAWGTMKNYFTTQKYLTRFLKMKCKTSDVFLTQINYRFITQFEFFLRNWKPLDHHKPLKNNGIMKHMERFRKMINLAIRLEWMKHDPFSQYKPKFDKIERGFLSEDELRLIENKSFKIERLRQVRDLFVFSCYTGLAYIDVINLTTDNLIRGIDGGLWITTSRQKTNNVVQVPLLQQAMNIIETYKEHPKVLQTGSLLPRMSNQKLNSYLKEIADLCGVEKNLTFHLARHTFATTVTLSNGVPIESVSKMLGHSRITTTQVYAKVIEKKVSEDMDALRKKLTKK; encoded by the coding sequence ATGATGCAAACCAAAACAAACACATTCGGCGTTATCTTCTATTTAAGACGATACAAAGCTAAAAAAGGTAAATCTCCAATCTATGCACGCATTACCGTGGATGGAAAACGCGCTGAACTTTCGATAAAACAATCCATTGAAGAAAGTCATTGGAATAATGGTAAAGGACTAGCTAAAGGTAATAGCGATGAAATAAAAAGTTTAAATGTGTATCTAGAACAGGTAAGGGCCAAACTGGTGCAACACTACCAAAATATGATATTACAAGATAAGCTGGTTAATGCTGAGGCGATAAAAAATAAATTCTTGGGCTACGATCAAAGAGAATACACCTTATGTAAGCTTGTAGAATATCATAACACTGAAATGAAACATAGCCTAGCTTGGGGGACTATGAAAAACTACTTTACTACTCAGAAGTACCTGACACGCTTTCTTAAAATGAAATGCAAAACATCAGATGTCTTCCTAACTCAAATCAATTATAGGTTCATAACTCAATTTGAATTTTTTCTACGTAATTGGAAACCCTTGGATCATCATAAGCCTTTAAAAAATAATGGCATTATGAAACACATGGAGCGTTTCCGAAAAATGATCAATTTAGCCATTCGCTTGGAGTGGATGAAACACGACCCTTTCTCACAGTATAAACCAAAATTTGACAAAATAGAAAGAGGCTTTCTTTCTGAGGATGAATTGAGACTCATCGAAAACAAAAGCTTCAAAATAGAACGGCTCCGACAAGTTCGAGATCTTTTTGTTTTCAGCTGCTACACCGGATTAGCTTATATTGATGTTATCAACCTGACAACCGATAATTTAATTAGAGGTATTGATGGAGGGTTATGGATAACTACAAGTAGACAAAAGACTAACAATGTCGTTCAGGTCCCTTTGTTGCAACAAGCAATGAACATCATCGAAACCTATAAAGAACATCCAAAAGTTTTGCAAACAGGATCGTTACTTCCAAGAATGTCTAATCAGAAACTTAATTCCTACCTCAAAGAGATCGCTGACTTATGCGGTGTAGAAAAAAACCTTACCTTTCATTTAGCTAGACACACTTTCGCTACTACAGTCACTTTGAGCAATGGAGTCCCAATTGAGTCTGTTAGTAAAATGCTGGGGCATTCCAGAATTACTACCACTCAGGTTTATGCTAAAGTCATAGAAAAAAAGGTTAGTGAAGACATGGATGCACTAAGAAAAAAACTTACTAAGAAATAA
- a CDS encoding helix-turn-helix domain-containing protein: MATEIITKDDLREFKLELIDEFKKILKEHAGTPVKKWLRSPEVRTILHISPGTLQNLRVNGTLPFTKIGGVLYYDYQDIHKMLTENRVQNRRNFDPILK; encoded by the coding sequence ATGGCAACAGAAATTATCACCAAAGACGATCTAAGAGAATTTAAACTTGAATTAATCGATGAGTTTAAAAAGATTTTAAAAGAGCATGCTGGAACACCTGTAAAAAAATGGCTCAGATCTCCAGAGGTAAGGACCATATTACACATTTCGCCAGGCACATTGCAAAATCTAAGAGTAAACGGCACTCTACCATTCACTAAAATAGGCGGAGTTCTATATTATGATTACCAGGATATTCATAAAATGCTAACGGAAAATAGAGTTCAAAACAGGCGCAATTTTGATCCAATTTTAAAATAA
- a CDS encoding helix-turn-helix domain-containing protein, translating into MDFAFKSDKEILAELGRRFKEARINSSFTQQELAKHTGVSRTTITRLEGGLGISLTHFIALIRAVDHINDLSKIINVRQFIDPEKEFKKQQAQSKRVRH; encoded by the coding sequence ATGGATTTTGCATTTAAATCAGACAAAGAAATATTAGCTGAACTGGGCAGGAGGTTTAAAGAGGCTCGAATCAATAGCTCTTTTACACAGCAGGAGCTGGCGAAGCACACTGGTGTGAGCAGGACCACTATCACCAGATTAGAAGGTGGCCTCGGTATCTCCCTGACTCATTTTATTGCACTAATTAGAGCCGTAGATCATATCAATGATCTATCCAAAATCATCAATGTAAGGCAGTTCATAGATCCGGAAAAAGAATTTAAAAAACAACAAGCACAAAGCAAAAGGGTAAGACATTAA
- a CDS encoding DUF4265 domain-containing protein yields the protein MTDTSNEQEKIVFKYHSNLLDELTVETMWAQKIDPANGIYKLDSIPFYGPVIATDDEFFAEFDEQEQRLTFRRTTKHSGNSIVQVIMMTDEMDKQVIRDELKKLNCLSEGLNEKFFSVEILKSTDYKTITLLLDKYEQQSILEYAEPCLSEKHQNDITK from the coding sequence ATGACGGACACATCGAACGAACAAGAAAAAATAGTTTTCAAATATCACAGCAACTTACTTGACGAACTAACGGTCGAGACAATGTGGGCACAGAAGATTGACCCTGCTAACGGTATCTATAAATTGGACAGCATTCCATTTTATGGACCTGTAATTGCGACTGATGACGAATTTTTTGCGGAGTTTGACGAACAGGAACAAAGGTTAACTTTCAGGAGAACGACCAAACATTCTGGTAACTCAATAGTCCAAGTAATTATGATGACTGATGAAATGGATAAGCAGGTTATTCGAGACGAACTCAAGAAACTCAACTGTCTCTCCGAAGGTCTCAACGAGAAGTTCTTTTCCGTGGAAATACTTAAATCCACAGATTATAAAACCATCACGCTTCTACTGGACAAATATGAACAGCAAAGCATCTTAGAATATGCTGAACCTTGTCTTTCTGAGAAGCACCAGAATGACATAACGAAATAA
- a CDS encoding potassium channel family protein, producing the protein MIYTILAPRGAGFIADRISRKVWRFALTLASHDGRSKMLRFIGPLNLLFILLTWIILLWLSNTLMVYSDPHSLWSSSDNEYVQGFVESLYFTSYVLSSMGSGDYTPASDWWLIYTGFISYTGVVFISLGISFLLPVIEAIILKRKVSVIINGLGKNPKQILNNYKHENFKSFCQKLEDLEPELIKLAQNHLAYPVIHYFHSENLYESLSVQLVTLDETMSVILYKIKDENIENRLVVERCYKAMTYYLSTLAAAFIEPKDDEPERPNTNYLNDISKSDAALSNSDDTSLSDRRKLLLAYLQNDGWSWDDIEQEKDEIKLSK; encoded by the coding sequence ATGATCTACACTATACTAGCACCCCGTGGGGCTGGTTTCATAGCGGATAGGATTTCAAGAAAAGTCTGGCGATTTGCCCTTACACTGGCCTCCCATGATGGTAGAAGTAAGATGCTTAGGTTTATCGGACCTCTAAACTTATTATTCATATTACTGACCTGGATCATTCTGCTATGGTTAAGCAATACTTTAATGGTTTATTCTGACCCTCATTCTTTATGGTCTTCCTCTGATAATGAATACGTTCAAGGCTTTGTGGAAAGTTTATATTTTACATCATATGTGTTATCCTCAATGGGCAGTGGTGACTACACACCAGCATCTGACTGGTGGCTGATATACACCGGTTTCATCTCCTATACAGGGGTAGTATTCATAAGTTTGGGTATATCGTTCTTGCTTCCAGTAATAGAGGCCATAATACTAAAAAGAAAGGTGAGCGTAATAATTAACGGATTAGGTAAAAATCCAAAGCAAATTTTAAACAACTATAAGCATGAAAACTTTAAATCATTTTGTCAAAAATTAGAAGATCTAGAGCCCGAGTTAATAAAATTAGCACAAAACCACCTAGCCTATCCTGTGATACATTACTTTCATTCTGAAAATCTCTATGAATCTCTTTCAGTGCAACTAGTAACACTAGATGAAACCATGTCAGTCATCTTATATAAAATTAAGGATGAAAACATTGAAAACAGACTTGTTGTAGAACGATGTTACAAAGCAATGACCTATTATCTATCTACTCTGGCCGCGGCATTCATTGAACCAAAAGATGATGAGCCAGAACGCCCCAATACAAATTACCTCAATGACATTAGCAAATCAGATGCTGCTCTGAGTAATAGTGATGATACAAGCTTAAGTGACAGAAGAAAATTACTATTGGCCTACTTACAAAATGATGGTTGGAGCTGGGACGACATCGAGCAAGAAAAGGATGAAATTAAATTGAGTAAGTGA
- a CDS encoding phytoene desaturase family protein yields MKHYDCIILGSGVNGLSAAIYLQQHGLKTIIYEGGSIPGGSTKTESLTLPGFLHDTGSAIHPMAFASPFLKTLPLEKHGLKWIFPEIPYAHPFLDGSALAAYADVSQTAAQLGVDQKAYCHIFDNLTKKWEGIAPDMLGPLTIPKHPLDFIQFGLKAMLSAERLSNHYFQNEKTKAFFYGASAHATLPLDAWASSAFGLVLSCMAHKYNWPFPEGGAKSIINALVSYYESMGGELVLNAPVTDMRQVPSAKTYICDVTPKQLLKIRNTNLSNFYRKRLSNFQYGAGIFKVDWALDDPIPFTNEKCRKAGTIHLGYSTAELKESEKSCNEGRLTNAPYVLLVQHTVFDETRAPKGKHTAWAYCHVPNGSTEDRTEAIENQIEQVAPGFKKIILARSTKNTKEMQAFNPNIIGGDINGGKQDITQLFTRPVMKISPYNTSNSQIYLCSSSTPPGGGVHGMCGFHAAQQVFKGHFEGLS; encoded by the coding sequence ATGAAGCATTACGATTGCATTATTTTAGGAAGTGGCGTCAATGGACTTTCAGCAGCCATTTATCTGCAGCAGCACGGACTCAAAACCATTATTTATGAGGGTGGGAGTATTCCTGGTGGTTCCACGAAAACCGAATCATTGACCTTACCCGGTTTCTTACATGATACGGGGTCGGCTATTCATCCAATGGCTTTTGCATCTCCTTTTTTAAAAACCCTTCCGTTGGAAAAACATGGTCTAAAATGGATTTTTCCAGAAATTCCATATGCTCATCCATTTTTGGATGGGAGTGCATTGGCGGCCTATGCAGACGTTTCTCAAACAGCTGCCCAATTGGGTGTAGATCAGAAAGCTTATTGCCATATTTTTGATAATCTTACTAAAAAATGGGAAGGCATAGCCCCTGACATGCTAGGGCCACTTACCATTCCCAAACATCCATTAGATTTTATACAGTTTGGACTCAAAGCTATGCTATCAGCAGAGCGGTTAAGTAACCATTACTTTCAAAATGAAAAAACAAAAGCCTTTTTTTATGGCGCCTCTGCTCACGCTACTTTACCTTTAGATGCGTGGGCTTCCAGCGCATTCGGGCTAGTGCTAAGTTGCATGGCACATAAATATAACTGGCCTTTTCCTGAAGGTGGTGCAAAATCCATTATTAACGCCTTAGTTTCCTATTATGAATCTATGGGAGGAGAGCTGGTGCTGAATGCTCCTGTTACTGATATGAGACAGGTGCCAAGTGCCAAAACTTATATTTGTGATGTAACCCCTAAACAACTGCTTAAAATCAGAAATACTAATTTGAGTAATTTCTACCGTAAAAGACTAAGCAATTTTCAATATGGCGCGGGAATTTTTAAGGTGGACTGGGCCTTAGATGATCCTATTCCCTTTACCAATGAAAAGTGCCGTAAAGCAGGTACAATCCACTTAGGATATTCTACAGCAGAACTTAAAGAATCTGAAAAAAGCTGTAATGAAGGACGACTTACAAATGCTCCATATGTTCTTTTAGTTCAGCATACAGTGTTTGATGAAACTCGTGCGCCGAAGGGAAAACATACTGCATGGGCCTATTGCCATGTGCCTAATGGAAGTACTGAGGATCGAACAGAAGCGATTGAAAATCAGATAGAACAAGTTGCACCAGGATTTAAAAAGATCATTCTAGCTCGGTCCACCAAGAATACTAAAGAAATGCAAGCCTTTAATCCCAATATTATCGGAGGAGACATTAACGGTGGCAAACAAGACATTACCCAACTCTTCACCCGACCTGTGATGAAAATTTCTCCCTATAATACGTCCAATTCACAAATTTACTTATGTTCATCATCAACACCACCAGGAGGGGGTGTTCATGGTATGTGCGGGTTTCACGCTGCTCAACAGGTGTTTAAGGGACATTTTGAAGGGCTTAGTTAA
- a CDS encoding SDR family oxidoreductase gives MQANILLMGASGSLGLEIAKRLKRDAIPFRGHTTSSSGLEKLKPYTDDIWIADPVENPKSVVGITDGISTVISGMGKSVSLFSNSADSFYEVDYLANAEILSDAIENKVSYYIYISIKEAGNNDEFAIPRSHKHFEESLQNSKINHCILRPVGFYSGLHDLAIMAKHQVIPIIGEGEAKTNSIAQGDMAEVVIRTLKNKNTGVHIIGGPRIHTRYEMAKMVQDRFGGKVIKVPHTVANVGAVLPQIFDKNLHEKIGFFKYIITHDMIGEKNGSITFEEYLNTIDENDLP, from the coding sequence ATGCAAGCAAATATATTACTAATGGGAGCATCCGGATCTTTGGGTTTGGAAATTGCTAAAAGACTAAAGCGAGATGCTATTCCGTTCAGAGGTCATACCACCTCTTCTAGCGGTTTAGAAAAGCTTAAACCTTATACCGATGATATTTGGATTGCAGATCCGGTTGAGAATCCAAAGAGTGTTGTGGGGATTACTGACGGTATAAGTACTGTAATTTCGGGCATGGGTAAGAGCGTTAGCCTCTTTTCAAATTCCGCAGATTCGTTTTATGAAGTTGATTATCTTGCAAATGCTGAAATACTTTCAGACGCTATTGAAAATAAAGTATCCTACTATATATATATATCTATAAAAGAGGCAGGGAACAATGACGAGTTTGCAATTCCTAGGAGCCACAAACATTTTGAAGAAAGTCTTCAGAATTCAAAAATTAATCATTGTATTCTAAGGCCAGTGGGTTTTTATTCCGGCTTACACGATTTAGCAATCATGGCGAAGCACCAGGTCATCCCAATTATTGGAGAAGGTGAAGCAAAAACAAATAGTATTGCACAGGGAGATATGGCAGAAGTGGTAATCAGGACTTTAAAAAATAAAAATACTGGGGTACATATAATCGGAGGTCCACGAATTCATACCCGTTATGAAATGGCCAAGATGGTACAAGACCGATTTGGAGGTAAAGTTATTAAAGTTCCTCATACTGTAGCGAATGTAGGTGCGGTACTACCGCAGATTTTTGATAAAAATTTACATGAGAAAATAGGTTTTTTTAAATATATCATTACACATGATATGATTGGCGAAAAGAATGGTAGCATCACCTTTGAAGAATATCTCAATACAATAGATGAAAATGATCTACCCTGA
- a CDS encoding transketolase, with the protein MKSQSELVELWNRKAAVVRKWCLISTTAAGSGHPTSCLSAVDITTVLFDKYIKYDLKNPLNSNNDRFVLSKGHAAPLLYTLFGVAGAYPLEELKTLRKFGSRFQGHPVPDFKFTEAATGSLGQGLSVAAGLALLAKRENKTFKTFALLGDGELSEGQNWEAANFASYHQLDNLIAIADINRLAQSGETMFGHNLVSYENRFRAFGFKVITIDGHDMLACDQALQTAVANNDGSPTIIIMKTYKGKGVSFLENSDQWHGKGLDNEQLKNALEEIGNVDDQLKFELKRVHVTEGETLKNDDVSLDFSFNPGEKTSLRKVFGEFLAGLGKQRSDLWVLDADVKNSTYTEKFCETLPERFVECFIAEQNMVSAAVGLSRLGKVPFVVTFGAFLTRAADQIRMARVSNANIKFIGTHVGVSIGEDGPSQMALEDIALFGAIPDTIILQPADAMAVTKLMPLTLMHEGFSYMRILRPETPIIYSNLDEFRIGGSKVLRKTSNDLLTIVATGITVFEALKAADSLEADGIHVRVVDCYSINPIDKKTLNNCLKETERPIIISIEDHFAHGGMGDFIGSALNGTINSKIIKKMAVEKISRSGSMDKLLGDAGISYLHLVEEVKKYS; encoded by the coding sequence ATGAAAAGCCAATCAGAATTAGTAGAATTATGGAATCGTAAAGCGGCGGTAGTAAGAAAATGGTGCTTAATATCTACTACAGCAGCGGGGTCTGGTCACCCCACCTCCTGTTTGTCTGCTGTAGACATAACCACTGTTTTATTTGATAAATACATTAAGTATGATCTTAAAAACCCCTTAAATAGTAATAATGATCGTTTTGTATTGTCAAAGGGTCATGCGGCCCCATTATTATATACTTTGTTTGGAGTCGCAGGTGCTTATCCCTTAGAGGAGTTAAAGACACTGCGTAAGTTTGGAAGCCGATTTCAAGGTCATCCTGTTCCAGATTTTAAGTTTACAGAAGCCGCTACAGGTTCTTTGGGGCAGGGACTTTCTGTTGCAGCAGGTTTAGCTTTATTGGCAAAAAGGGAGAATAAAACATTTAAAACATTTGCACTGCTTGGAGATGGTGAGTTGTCTGAGGGACAGAATTGGGAAGCTGCTAACTTTGCTTCTTACCATCAGTTAGATAATCTTATTGCAATTGCCGATATAAATAGACTAGCTCAAAGCGGGGAAACCATGTTTGGTCATAATTTAGTATCCTATGAAAATCGCTTTCGTGCTTTTGGGTTTAAAGTAATTACAATTGATGGACATGACATGCTAGCATGTGATCAGGCTCTACAAACGGCTGTTGCTAATAATGATGGTAGCCCCACGATTATCATAATGAAAACTTACAAAGGTAAAGGGGTTTCATTTTTAGAAAATTCTGATCAATGGCATGGTAAGGGGCTTGATAATGAACAGTTGAAAAATGCACTTGAAGAAATTGGGAATGTAGATGACCAGTTAAAGTTTGAGTTGAAGAGAGTTCACGTCACTGAGGGTGAAACTCTTAAAAATGATGATGTCTCATTGGATTTTTCCTTCAATCCCGGTGAAAAAACTAGCTTGAGGAAGGTCTTTGGTGAGTTTCTTGCAGGATTAGGTAAGCAAAGGTCCGACCTGTGGGTTTTAGATGCAGATGTCAAAAATTCAACTTACACTGAAAAATTTTGCGAGACACTACCTGAACGTTTTGTGGAGTGTTTTATAGCTGAGCAAAATATGGTTTCTGCAGCCGTAGGATTATCTCGTCTGGGGAAAGTGCCATTTGTCGTAACTTTTGGAGCCTTTCTTACGAGAGCCGCTGATCAAATACGCATGGCGAGAGTATCCAATGCAAATATAAAATTTATAGGTACCCATGTAGGTGTTTCTATAGGAGAAGATGGACCTTCCCAAATGGCACTGGAAGATATAGCTCTGTTTGGAGCCATTCCTGACACAATAATTTTACAACCAGCTGATGCTATGGCGGTTACTAAACTTATGCCATTAACCTTAATGCATGAAGGTTTTAGCTATATGCGTATTTTACGTCCGGAAACACCAATTATTTATTCAAATCTCGATGAGTTTAGAATTGGAGGATCCAAGGTGTTACGAAAGACATCAAATGACCTTTTAACCATTGTAGCAACGGGTATAACAGTTTTCGAAGCACTCAAAGCTGCAGATAGTTTGGAGGCTGATGGAATTCATGTGAGAGTCGTAGATTGTTACTCAATTAATCCAATCGACAAGAAAACACTAAATAATTGCCTTAAGGAAACTGAACGACCAATAATAATTTCAATTGAGGATCATTTTGCTCATGGTGGAATGGGAGATTTTATCGGCTCAGCCTTAAATGGGACAATCAATTCTAAAATCATCAAAAAAATGGCTGTAGAAAAGATTTCTCGATCTGGTTCTATGGATAAGCTTTTAGGTGATGCAGGAATTAGCTATTTACATCTAGTAGAAGAAGTTAAAAAGTATTCCTAA
- a CDS encoding IS3 family transposase (programmed frameshift) — translation MKRARREFDKEFKQMAVNLCLSGKSTREVANELGLRTELVTRWKREYNEYKEGSFSGHGKQNLTSEQKEIARLKRELHEAQLERDILKKGSKHLLQGRQQIFRFIKEYNHKFGVERMCKVLKVSRSGFYNWSNRRPSMRKLENEKVSACIRTIHSNSRGRYGSPKITEELRDLGWRISRPRVARIMREQGIRSIICRKFRGTTTQSRHNYPVAKNLLNRDFQTKLPGHKWVSDITYIPTNQGWMYLTIIMDLYDRKIIGWSLSRSMACHDTIWPAWRMALINRPTTNQLIFHSDRGVQYATYSFSDHLKSKGIQQSMSRKGNCWDNAVAENFFKILKSELVKHTNFYSILQAKNDLFEFIEIWYNRKRKHSHLGYKTPEQFNNHNYSKCA, via the exons ATGAAAAGAGCAAGAAGAGAGTTTGACAAGGAGTTTAAACAAATGGCAGTGAACCTGTGTCTGTCAGGAAAAAGTACAAGGGAAGTAGCTAATGAGCTTGGTTTAAGAACTGAACTGGTTACCCGATGGAAACGTGAATACAATGAGTACAAAGAAGGTAGTTTTTCAGGTCACGGTAAGCAGAATTTAACCTCAGAACAAAAGGAGATAGCCCGTTTAAAACGAGAACTGCATGAAGCCCAGCTAGAAAGGGATATCTTAAAAAAGG GCAGTAAGCATCTTCTCCAAGGGAGACAACAAATATTCCGGTTCATAAAGGAATACAACCACAAATTTGGTGTTGAGAGGATGTGTAAAGTACTTAAAGTCAGTAGAAGTGGTTTCTATAATTGGAGCAACAGAAGGCCATCAATGAGAAAGCTGGAGAACGAAAAGGTATCCGCATGTATCAGGACTATACATAGCAATAGTAGAGGAAGGTATGGTAGCCCCAAAATCACCGAGGAGTTACGAGACCTGGGTTGGCGTATTTCTCGCCCCAGAGTGGCAAGAATCATGCGTGAGCAGGGCATTAGAAGTATTATTTGCAGAAAGTTCAGAGGAACTACCACCCAATCAAGACACAACTATCCAGTAGCTAAAAACCTGTTAAACAGAGATTTTCAGACAAAACTTCCGGGGCATAAATGGGTTTCTGATATTACCTACATCCCCACTAATCAAGGCTGGATGTATTTAACCATCATAATGGATTTGTACGATCGAAAGATTATAGGATGGTCATTGAGTAGGTCTATGGCCTGCCATGATACAATATGGCCAGCCTGGAGAATGGCTTTAATTAATAGGCCAACAACAAACCAATTAATATTTCATTCCGACCGGGGAGTTCAGTATGCCACCTATTCCTTTTCAGATCACCTCAAAAGTAAGGGTATACAACAAAGCATGAGTAGAAAAGGTAATTGCTGGGATAATGCCGTGGCCGAAAATTTCTTTAAGATACTGAAGTCAGAACTGGTCAAGCATACCAATTTCTATAGTATTCTTCAAGCCAAGAATGACCTGTTCGAATTCATAGAAATATGGTATAATAGAAAAAGAAAACATTCACACTTAGGATATAAAACGCCTGAACAATTTAATAATCATAACTATTCAAAATGTGCTTAA